From a region of the Gossypium raimondii isolate GPD5lz chromosome 10, ASM2569854v1, whole genome shotgun sequence genome:
- the LOC105777897 gene encoding flap endonuclease 1: protein MGIKGLTKLLADNAPKAMKEQKLESYFGRKIAIDASMSIYQFLIVVGRMGTEMLTNEAGEVTSHLQGMFTRTIRLLEAGLKPVYVFDGQPPDLKKQELAKRYSKRADATEDLQEAMETGNKEDIEKFSKRTVKVTRQHNEDCKRLLRLMGVPVIDAPSEAEAQCAALCKSGKVYAVASEDMDSLTFGTPKFLRHLMDPSSRKVPVMEFDVAKVLEELNLTMDQFIDLCILSGCDYCDSIRGIGGQTALKLIRQHGSIEEILQNINKERYSIPDDWPYEEARRLFKEPLVCMDDEQLEMKWSPPDLEGLITFLVNENGFNIDRVTKGVEKIKAAKNKSSQGRLESFFKPVANTSAPIKRKEIPEKTGKETNSKKLKAGGGRKKK from the exons ATGGGTATTAAG GGTTTAACGAAGCTTCTAGCAGACAATGCGCCAAAGGCCATGAAGGAACAGAAATTAGAGAGCTATTTCGGCCGCAAGATTGCCATCGACGCCAGCATGAGCATTTACCAATTTCTC ATTGTGGTGGGTCGTATGGGGACTGAAATGCTCACCAATGAAGCCGGTGAAGTTACCag TCATTTGCAAGGCATGTTTACTCGGACAATTCGGCTTCTTGAAGCTGGGCTTAAACCTGT CTATGTTTTTGATGGGCAGCCTCCAGATTTGAAAAAACAAGAGCTTGCTAAGCG TTACTCAAAGAGGGCAGATGCTACTGAGGATTTGCAAGAAGCCATGGAG actggAAATAAGGAGGACATTGAAAAATTCAGCAAGCGGACAGTAAAA GTGACAAGGCAGCATAATGAAGACTGTAAACGGCTTTTAAGACTTATGGGGGTGCCTGTGATTGAT GCTCCTTCTGAAGCAGAGGCTCAATGCGCTGCACTCTGCAAATCTGGAAAG GTTTATGCTGTGGCTTCTGAGGACATGGACTCTTTAACCTTTGGAACTCCTAAATTTCTTAGACACTTAATGGACCCTAGCTCAAGAAAAGTTCCAGTCATGGAGTTTGATGTTGCAAAG GTTTTGGAAGAGCTGAATCTTACAATGGATCAATTCATTGACTTGTGCATTCTTTCCGGATGTGATTATTGTGACAGTATTCGAG GTATTGGGGGACAGACAGCTTTAAAGCTAATTCGTCAACATGGATCTATAGAGGAAATACTTCAGAACATAAACAAAGAGAG GTACTCAATACCTGATGATTGGCCATATGAAGAGGCTCGACGGCTTTTTAAAGAACCATTAGTCTGCATGGACGATGAGCAACTTGAGATGAAGTGGAGTCCTCCAGATCTTGAA GGGTTGATTACCTTTCTGGTGAATGAAAATGGATTCAATATTGACAGAGTGACGAAG GGAGTAGAGAAAATTAAAGCAGCCAAGAACAAGTCTTCACAGGGCCG ACTAGAGTCCTTTTTCAAGCCAGTTGCTAACACATCTGCACCAATTAAACGAAAG GAAATACCTGAGAAGACAGGTAAAGAAACTAATAGTAAAAAGCTCAAGGCTGGTGGTGGTAGGAAAAAGAAATAG
- the LOC105776344 gene encoding protein transport protein SEC23, which produces MAEFMELEGQDGVRMAWNVIPGTKQEASNCVVPVSAVYTPIKPFPNMPVLPYAPLRCRNCRSVLNPFSIVDFAAKIWICPFCFQRNHFPPHYASISDENLPAELFPQYTTIEYQSPGEASSIPPVFMFVVDTSIIEEEMAFLKSALSQAIGLLPDNSLVGLITFGTLVHVHELGFGTIPKTYVFKGSKDVSKEQLLEQMNFFLIKPKPPTGVIAGARDGLSSESIARFLLPASDCEFALNSILEELQKDPWPTPVDQRASRCSGTALSIAASLLGACVPGSGARILAFIGGPSTEGPGAIVSKNLSDPIRSHKDLDKDSAPHYHKAVKFYEALAKQLVHQGHVLDLFACALDQVGVAELKVAVEKTGGLVVLAESFGHSVFKDSLRRVFRSEDKDLGLSSNGIFEINCSKDIKVQGILGPCASLEKKGPLCSDTIVGQGSTSAWKMCGLDQATSLCLIFEIVKKEIPDATLQSSNNQFYFQFLTYYQHSTAEMRLRVTSLSRRWVAGPGSIQDLIAGFDQEAAAVVMARLVSFKMEIEAEFDPIRWLDKALIHMCSRFGDYQKDSPSSFSLSPRFSIFPQFMFHLRRSQFVQVFNNSPDETAYFRMILNRENVANSVVMIQPSLISYSFQSAPEPALLDVAAIAADRILLLDSYFTIVIFHGSTIAQWRKAGYHNQPEHQAFAQLLQAPRDDADAIINERFPVPRLVICDQHGSQARFLLAKLNPSATYNSDGHHPGGDIIFTDDVSFEVFLDHLQRLAVQ; this is translated from the exons ATGGCTGAATTCATGGAGCTGGAAGGGCAGGATGGGGTTCGAATGGCATGGAACGTGATACCAGGGACAAAGCAAGAGGCAAGTAACTGTGTGGTGCCAGTGTCAGCCGTCTACACTCCGATCAAACCATTCCCCAACATGCCGGTCCTACCCTATGCTCCTCTCCGTTGCCGCAATTGCCGCTCTGTCCTCAACCCCTTCTCCATCGTGGATTTTGCTGCCAAGATTTGGATCTGCCCCTTCTGCTTCCAGCGCAATCACTTCCCTCCCCACTATGCCTCCATCTCAGACGAAAATCTCCCTGCTGAGCTCTTCCCTCAGTACACCACCATTGAGTACCAATCCCCAGGGGAGGCCTCCTCCATTCCTCCTGTCTTCATGTTCGTTGTTGACACCTCCATTATCGAAGAGGAAATGGCATTTCTGAAGTCTGCATTGTCCCAGGCCATAGGCCTTTTGCCCGACAACTCTCTTGTTGGTTTGATCACATTTGGCACCCTCGTTCATGTGCATGAGCTTGGCTTTGGTACCATTCCTAAGACCTATGTCTTCAAGGGCTCCAAGGATGTCTCTAAAGAACAGCTGCTTGAGCAGATGAACTTCTTCCTTATCAAGCCCAAGCCCCCCACTGGTGTCATTGCTGGTGCCAGAGATGGCCTGTCTTCTGAGAGCATTGCCCGATTCCTGCTACCTGCCTCTGACTGCGAGTTTGCCCTCAATTCG ATCTTGGAGGAGCTCCAGAAAGATCCTTGGCCCACTCCTGTTGATCAACGAGCTAGCAGGTGTTCAGGCACTGCCTTGAGTATTGCTGCCAGTTTGTTGGGTGCCTGCGTTCCTGGTTCTGGAGCTCGAATCTTGGCATTTATTGGTGGCCCCTCAACTGAGGGCCCTGGTGCT ATTGTCTCAAAGAATCTATCTGACCCAATACGTTCCCATAAGGACCTAGACAAAGATTCTGCTCCCCATTATCATAAAGCAGTTAAGTTCTATGAAGCTCTTGCAAAGCAGCTTGTGCACCAAGGACATGTGCTTGATCTCTTTGCTTGTGCCCTTGACCAA GTTGGTGTTGCTGAACTTAAAGTTGCTGTTGAGAAAACCGGGGGACTCGTTGTGCTTGCAGAAAGTTTTGGTCACTCAGTATTTAAGGACTCTCTTAGGCGTGTTTTCCGTTCAGAGGACAAGGATCTTGGACTATCTTCAAA TGGTATATTTGAGATCAACTGTTCAAAGGACATCAAAGTTCAGGGTATTCTTGGGCCCTGTGCATCTCTTGAAAAG AAAGGTCCTTTGTGCTCTGACACCATAGTGGGGCAAGGAAGCACCAGTGCATGGAAAATGTGTGGCCTCGATCAAGCTACGtctttatgtttaatatttgaGATTGTTAAGAAGGAGATCCCTGATGCTACTCTTCAGTCctcaaacaatcaattttatttccaatttctaACATA TTACCAGCATAGCACCGCCGAAATGAGGCTTCGTGTTACAAGTCTTTCAAGAAGATGGGTTGCTGGACCCGGAAGCATACAG GACTTGATTGCTGGATTTGACCAAGAAGCAGCAGCTGTGGTGATGGCACGCTTAGTGTCTTTCAAAATGGAAATTGAG GCTGAATTTGACCCTATAAGATGGTTGGATAAAGCATTGATACATATGTGTTCCCGTTTTGGGGATTACCAAAAGGATAGCCCATCTTCTTTCAGCCTGTCTCCGAGGTTCTCAATATTTCCTCAGTTCATGTTTCATTTGCGACGTTCACAATTTGTCCAG GTTTTCAATAACAGCCCTGATGAGACAGCATACTTCAGAATGATCCTGAACCGGGAAAATGTTGCCAATTCGGTTGTGATGATTCAACCTTCACTGATTTCTTACTCATTTCAGTCTGCTCCCGAACCAGCACTGCTTGATGTGGCTGCAATTGCAGCTGACAGGATCCTGCTTTTAGATTCTTATTTCACCATTGTAATTTTTCATGGCTCAACTATTGCTCAGTGGCGGAAAGCTGGATACCACAATCAACCCGAGCATCAG GCATTTGCCCAGTTGCTGCAAGCTCCTAGGGATGATGCAGATGCAATAATCAACGAAAGGTTTCCGGTTCCTCGTCTAGTCATTTGTGACCAGCATGGCTCACAG